The Streptomyces sp. cg36 genomic interval CCCGGCCCAGCCGCCGATGAGGATGCGTTCGGGGCCGTAGAGGTTGATCAGGTCGGAGAGCCCGGCGCCGACGTACTCGGCGGTCTCGTCCAGGACGGCCCGCGCTATGACGTCGGCGGTCTCCACCGCGCCGTCCCCCGAAACCCCGCTCGGCTCCCCGGTCTTCGTCTCTCCGGCCGTCCCTTTCGGGCCGGTGTCCCTCCCCGAGCCCTTCGGCTCCCCGCGCTTCGGCCCCGTGCCGCCGCCGCCCGCCCGCCGTGCCGCCGCCGCCAGCGCCGACACCGCGTCCTCCTCCGCGAGGTCCTCGGGCAGGGCGGCGCCCGCCTGGCGCCAGCGGGCGATCACCGCCCCGGCGCCCGCGTACGCCTCCAGACAGCCGCGCGCCCCGCACCGGCAGCGCCGGCCGCGCACCTGCACGGTGGTGTGGCCCCACTCGGCGGCGCTGCCGTGGGCGCCCCCGTGGATCTGCCCGCCGGAGACGACGCAGGCGCCGATGCCCGAGCCGAAGAGCACGATCACCGCGTTCCCGGCCCCGCGTCCGCCGCCGAACCACATCTCGGCCTGGCCGAGCGTCTTGGCTCCGTTCTCGACGAACAGCGGTATGTGCGAGGGGAGTTCGGCGGCGAGGGCGGTGCGCAGCAGGGCCTCCAGCGGGACCGCGTCCCAGTCGACCGTCTGCCCGTGCACCACCGCGCCCGTGGCCGGGGCGCGGTCCACGACACCGGGCACGCCGACGCCGATGCCCAGCAGCCGTCCGGCCGGGAGGTGGGCGCGGCGCAGCACGGCGGCGACGCCGTCGCGGATGAGGCCGACGATCCGGGACGCCTCGCAGCCGTCCATCGCCAGCGGGAGTTCCACGCGGGTGAGTTCGCCCATCATCAGGTCGAAGAGCCCGACGCGGACCCGGGTCTCGCCCACGTCCACACCGATCAAGTGGCCGCTGCCGGGGGCGATCCGGACCAGGGTGCGCGGGCGGCCCCCGTCGGAGTCGACGACCCCGGCGTCCTCCAGCAGGCCGTCGGCGGCGAGCTCGGCGACCACGTTGCTGACGGAACCCGAACTCAACCCCGTTGCCGGGCCCAGGGCCTGACGACTCATCGGACCCCCGAAATACAACCGTCGCAACACCGCGGTCCGGTTGTCCCTGCGCAGGTCACGGACGGTTCGACTGTTCGGCATGGCCATGTGGCTCCTCCTTGGAGGCAACATACCTCCGTACGAGACCTTGACGCGACCTTCTCTCAAGACTTAACTCATGCCTTAAATTAAGAGGGTTGGTCCGTATGGAGGTTGAACCGGGGAGTCCGGAAATCCGGAGGGAGGCGAGGGGCCGAGTCCTCTAGCGCGGGGCGAGGGCCGGCGTCAGGCCCGGTCGCGCAGGTGCTCGGCGAGCCGGTCCAGGAAGACCCGCTGGCCCGCCACCAGCCGCTCGGCCGCCTCCTCGGGCGCGAGCCAGGCGAAGCGGTCGAGTTCGGGGAACTCCCGGAGCGTGCCGGAGCCCCGGGGCCACTCCATGGTGAAGGTGCCGGGCACGGCCGCGGTG includes:
- a CDS encoding ROK family protein; this encodes MAMPNSRTVRDLRRDNRTAVLRRLYFGGPMSRQALGPATGLSSGSVSNVVAELAADGLLEDAGVVDSDGGRPRTLVRIAPGSGHLIGVDVGETRVRVGLFDLMMGELTRVELPLAMDGCEASRIVGLIRDGVAAVLRRAHLPAGRLLGIGVGVPGVVDRAPATGAVVHGQTVDWDAVPLEALLRTALAAELPSHIPLFVENGAKTLGQAEMWFGGGRGAGNAVIVLFGSGIGACVVSGGQIHGGAHGSAAEWGHTTVQVRGRRCRCGARGCLEAYAGAGAVIARWRQAGAALPEDLAEEDAVSALAAAARRAGGGGTGPKRGEPKGSGRDTGPKGTAGETKTGEPSGVSGDGAVETADVIARAVLDETAEYVGAGLSDLINLYGPERILIGGWAGLQLGPHMLESVRAHARAYALRHLAERVTIELGRLGPDAVTVGAATLPLADFFARGGHRAPVKEPAVR